A section of the Tepidanaerobacter syntrophicus genome encodes:
- a CDS encoding hydantoinase B/oxoprolinase family protein, whose translation MTPEAKKNVDAVTMEVVGNLLLSIAEEVTTIIIKSAYSTNIKERRDVSSGIMDPEGNMVAQAENLAIHLGSLLTFIKELYKRHPKETIKPGDMFIGNDPYNGGGNHLPDIVVAAPAFEGETMIGWVVNMAHHSDIGGKVPGSTSGDATSIYQEGLKLPIIRICENDKVLDNVMDLILANTRVPRERYGDLIAQISANRVGVRRLKEAYARYNMILLDCMEELQNYAERRLRTVISDLKEGIYKFTDYMDNGGERYPDPLPITVTITIKNNFIDFDFTGTCDQVEAPVNVPYNSLLATVFYSLKALLGPDIPSNAGIYRAFKVYAPKGCLVNPVHPAPVGVMIDTCQRLPDVIFGALAPAVPDRILAAGNGACTSIVFTGMLNNNPDQFFIYHEAIAGGSGASKHADGLSGVQVHMTNTSNMPIEASEIEFPIVRIKKYGLRMNSGGAGENRGGLGIIREFEVISDGVSCTCLGDRQKFSPWGLEGGKNGASGAFYHILPDGTEIRLPNKCTDHPVNKGDIIRVLTPGAGGYGDPVKRLPQKVLQDVLEGKVSLESAKNDYKVLILQDENGNLAIDEKETTKLRGLN comes from the coding sequence ATGACCCCGGAAGCCAAAAAGAATGTTGATGCAGTAACAATGGAAGTTGTCGGAAACCTTCTTCTTTCTATTGCAGAAGAAGTGACCACGATAATTATAAAGAGCGCATATTCCACCAACATAAAGGAGCGGCGCGATGTATCTAGCGGGATAATGGATCCGGAAGGCAATATGGTGGCCCAAGCTGAAAATCTTGCCATACATCTTGGCTCACTGCTTACTTTTATAAAAGAGCTTTATAAAAGACATCCGAAAGAAACCATCAAACCCGGTGATATGTTTATAGGAAATGACCCTTATAACGGTGGTGGAAACCACCTGCCTGACATAGTTGTAGCTGCGCCGGCTTTTGAAGGCGAGACTATGATTGGCTGGGTAGTTAATATGGCGCACCATTCTGACATAGGTGGTAAAGTGCCCGGCAGTACATCAGGCGATGCAACAAGCATATATCAAGAAGGTTTGAAGCTGCCAATAATCCGTATATGCGAAAACGATAAGGTTCTTGATAACGTAATGGATCTTATACTTGCAAATACCCGAGTTCCCCGGGAACGTTATGGTGATTTGATAGCCCAGATTTCAGCTAACCGGGTTGGCGTAAGAAGATTAAAAGAAGCTTACGCTCGCTATAATATGATATTACTTGATTGCATGGAAGAATTACAAAATTATGCAGAGCGCAGGCTTCGCACAGTTATATCCGATCTTAAAGAAGGCATTTACAAGTTTACCGATTATATGGACAATGGCGGAGAAAGATATCCGGATCCGCTGCCGATAACAGTTACTATCACAATAAAAAATAATTTTATTGATTTTGATTTTACAGGAACCTGCGACCAAGTGGAAGCACCTGTCAATGTTCCTTATAACTCACTGCTTGCCACAGTATTTTATTCACTAAAGGCTCTTCTGGGACCGGATATTCCTTCAAATGCAGGCATATATAGAGCATTTAAGGTTTATGCGCCAAAAGGATGCCTTGTAAATCCGGTGCATCCTGCTCCTGTTGGAGTTATGATTGATACCTGTCAGAGGCTGCCAGACGTTATATTTGGAGCTTTGGCGCCTGCGGTGCCTGATAGAATTTTGGCAGCAGGCAATGGCGCTTGCACTTCTATTGTCTTTACCGGAATGCTAAACAACAACCCGGACCAATTTTTTATTTACCATGAGGCCATTGCAGGAGGTTCAGGAGCCAGCAAACATGCAGACGGTCTAAGCGGCGTCCAGGTTCATATGACTAATACATCAAATATGCCTATAGAAGCTTCAGAGATTGAATTTCCGATTGTAAGGATAAAGAAATATGGCCTGCGCATGAACTCAGGCGGTGCCGGGGAAAATCGCGGAGGACTGGGGATCATACGAGAATTTGAAGTAATAAGTGATGGAGTTTCCTGCACATGCTTAGGCGATCGGCAGAAATTTTCGCCCTGGGGCCTCGAAGGAGGAAAAAATGGTGCAAGCGGAGCATTTTATCACATATTACCTGATGGCACGGAAATTCGCCTTCCAAATAAATGCACAGATCACCCTGTTAATAAAGGAGACATCATTAGAGTCCTAACCCCGGGCGCCGGCGGATACGGCGATCCCGTAAAAAGGTTGCCGCAAAAGGTGCTTCAAGATGTATTAGAAGGCAAAGTTTCCTTAGAAAGCGCAAAGAACGATTACAAGGTTTTAATACTTCAAGATGAAAATGGAAATCTTGCAATTGATGAAAAAGAGACGACAAAGCTGAGAGGACTTAATTAG
- a CDS encoding SIS domain-containing protein gives MEIKNMVSEIKSKLDARGGLKAIYFAACGGSQAAIYPAKYLIQCEAKNIATGIFNSSEFVNATPAMIDDRCICIICSLKATPETVEAVKAANEKGAITVAMTGFADSEMAKNGQYSIIYSNGQNQVYSKANQALALKFCFEVLKQFEDFPYYDEAMQAYDYIDNIIEKGKKDILPLAQKFAKDFKDDSVFYVLASGPAYPAAYSMACCHLMEMQQKHAVYLHSGEYFHGPFETTNETVPVILIKSVGKTRPLDDRVERFLKKYAPRHMILDMQEFDIGKIDEHVVEYFASPILTPMERFMVSTMADLRGRSMDERRYMWKVEY, from the coding sequence ATGGAAATAAAAAATATGGTAAGTGAAATAAAATCAAAATTAGATGCAAGAGGCGGCTTAAAGGCGATTTACTTTGCGGCGTGCGGGGGCTCTCAGGCAGCTATATATCCAGCGAAATACTTAATCCAATGTGAAGCTAAAAACATTGCTACCGGCATATTTAACAGCAGTGAGTTTGTAAATGCGACTCCTGCCATGATAGATGATCGCTGTATTTGCATTATTTGCTCTCTTAAAGCTACGCCGGAAACGGTGGAAGCAGTTAAGGCGGCCAACGAAAAAGGCGCTATAACAGTTGCGATGACAGGATTTGCAGATTCAGAAATGGCAAAGAACGGGCAGTATTCTATTATATATTCAAACGGCCAAAACCAAGTTTACTCAAAAGCAAATCAGGCTCTAGCTTTAAAGTTTTGCTTTGAAGTACTAAAACAATTTGAAGATTTTCCATATTATGATGAAGCAATGCAAGCATATGATTATATAGACAATATTATCGAAAAAGGAAAGAAGGATATCTTGCCGCTTGCACAAAAATTTGCGAAGGATTTTAAAGACGACAGCGTATTTTATGTACTTGCAAGCGGACCTGCTTATCCGGCTGCTTACTCAATGGCTTGCTGCCATTTGATGGAAATGCAGCAAAAACATGCTGTTTATCTTCATTCGGGAGAATATTTCCATGGTCCTTTTGAAACAACTAATGAAACAGTTCCTGTAATATTGATTAAATCAGTTGGAAAAACCCGTCCACTAGATGATAGGGTAGAACGTTTTCTAAAAAAATATGCTCCACGTCATATGATTCTTGATATGCAAGAGTTTGATATTGGGAAAATCGATGAACATGTAGTAGAATATTTTGCATCTCCAATTCTTACACCTATGGAACGTTTTATGGTCTCGACGATGGCGGATCTTCGAGGCAGGTCAATGGATGAACGCCGCTACATGTGGAAAGTAGAGTATTAA
- a CDS encoding amidohydrolase codes for MEIQDITNFIDENKAQYIQIADRIWEYAELAFREHQSSKALSKTLEEVGFKVTRGVSDMDTAFVAETGRGKPVIAFLGEYDALPGLSQEANVTTYSPIVKGGPGHGCGHHILGTSAMAAAIALKNYIENNNLSGTIRYYGCPAEEGGAGKIYMARDGLFNDTECAITWHPADDNNIWSMNFMAIQDMRIHFTGIASHSASQGHLGRNALSAVELTNIASNYLRGHVQRDVCINYAVTDAGGTAPNVIQANAEVVYCVRAATYKRAKETAERIKEIAQGAAMMTGTKVEVEFTGGLSELVPNRTLERIAYDKFLKIGPVSYTQDDVEFCKKIHAAFPENAEESTFDTLRYLYGPIAEEIIPKIKGKYINDIIYPYTEIPHPKYGSTDVCDVSWFTPTVQFTTACYAKDTPGHSWQEVAQGKRSLCHNGMLTAAKIMALTGAELFTNPEAVAKMRAEFEKAMEGRNYLCPIAPYQKPPKY; via the coding sequence ATGGAAATACAAGATATAACAAACTTTATTGATGAAAATAAGGCGCAATACATTCAAATAGCCGATAGAATCTGGGAATACGCAGAACTTGCATTTAGAGAGCACCAATCATCTAAAGCTTTGAGCAAAACCCTTGAAGAAGTTGGATTTAAAGTCACACGCGGCGTATCAGACATGGACACAGCATTTGTCGCAGAGACAGGAAGAGGCAAGCCTGTTATAGCATTTCTCGGCGAATATGACGCATTACCCGGATTGAGCCAGGAGGCAAATGTGACTACTTACTCTCCGATTGTTAAAGGAGGTCCCGGCCATGGCTGTGGACATCATATTTTGGGAACCAGTGCCATGGCAGCGGCGATCGCGCTTAAAAATTATATAGAAAACAATAATCTTTCAGGCACAATCAGATATTATGGATGTCCTGCGGAAGAAGGAGGCGCCGGCAAAATCTATATGGCGCGAGATGGATTGTTTAATGATACGGAATGTGCTATAACTTGGCATCCTGCTGATGATAATAATATCTGGTCTATGAATTTTATGGCGATACAGGATATGCGAATTCATTTTACCGGCATCGCATCCCATTCAGCATCTCAAGGCCATCTAGGTCGAAATGCGCTTTCTGCGGTAGAATTGACAAATATAGCATCGAATTATCTTAGAGGCCATGTACAACGCGATGTATGCATTAATTATGCAGTTACTGATGCCGGCGGAACTGCACCGAATGTAATTCAAGCAAATGCAGAAGTTGTTTATTGTGTAAGAGCTGCTACTTATAAAAGGGCAAAAGAAACAGCTGAGCGCATTAAAGAGATTGCCCAAGGCGCGGCAATGATGACCGGAACTAAAGTGGAAGTTGAATTTACCGGTGGTCTTTCGGAGCTTGTTCCCAATCGAACACTTGAACGCATAGCTTATGATAAATTTCTTAAAATTGGGCCGGTTTCTTATACTCAAGATGATGTAGAATTTTGTAAAAAGATACATGCAGCTTTTCCTGAAAACGCAGAAGAAAGTACTTTTGATACCTTACGGTATCTTTATGGCCCAATAGCAGAGGAAATAATCCCTAAAATCAAGGGTAAATATATAAATGATATAATATATCCATATACAGAAATTCCGCATCCCAAATACGGTTCGACAGATGTCTGCGATGTCAGCTGGTTTACCCCAACTGTGCAGTTTACAACTGCATGTTATGCAAAAGATACACCTGGGCATTCATGGCAAGAAGTTGCTCAAGGCAAGCGGTCTTTGTGCCACAACGGAATGCTAACTGCAGCCAAAATCATGGCTTTAACAGGTGCCGAACTTTTTACAAACCCTGAAGCAGTAGCGAAAATGCGTGCAGAGTTTGAAAAAGCAATGGAAGGCAGGAATTATTTATGCCCCATTGCTCCTTATCAAAAGCCTCCTAAATATTAA
- a CDS encoding ABC transporter ATP-binding protein: MNEQKTLLEVYNMKKYFPINRGLLNRNTTYVKAVDDISFKVMEGETLGLVGESGCGKSTLGRSILRLIEPTSGKVIFDGKDISTLSKSQMRTMRQDMQIIFQDPYASLNPRMTVGDFVGEPLDIFHIASGEEKFKRVILLLEKVGLDESCYNRYPHEFSGGQRQRIVIARALSLNPRFIVCDEPVSALDVSVRSQVLNLMQDLQKEFNLTYLFISHDLSVVKHISDRVAVMYLGRIVEITGKDELYKNAMHPYTKALLSAIKIPDPALRTKTPIVKGDIPSPTSPPNGCHFHPRCPQAQKVCSEIKPELAEVTNEHFVACHLYNESAIIH, from the coding sequence GTGAACGAACAAAAGACTTTACTTGAAGTCTATAATATGAAAAAATATTTCCCTATTAATAGAGGATTATTAAATAGGAATACAACCTATGTAAAAGCGGTAGATGATATAAGCTTCAAAGTTATGGAAGGTGAAACACTTGGTCTTGTGGGCGAATCAGGGTGTGGGAAATCTACCTTGGGCCGCTCTATTTTACGACTTATAGAACCAACGAGCGGAAAAGTAATATTTGACGGAAAAGACATTTCAACTCTTAGCAAAAGCCAAATGCGCACTATGAGACAAGATATGCAGATTATTTTTCAAGACCCGTATGCCTCCCTAAATCCCCGTATGACAGTAGGAGATTTTGTTGGAGAGCCTCTTGATATTTTTCACATTGCAAGCGGAGAAGAAAAATTCAAAAGAGTAATCTTATTACTAGAAAAAGTAGGGCTTGATGAATCTTGTTATAATCGTTATCCTCATGAATTTTCAGGGGGACAGCGCCAGAGAATCGTTATTGCAAGGGCTCTTTCGCTAAACCCCAGATTTATCGTATGTGATGAGCCTGTTTCGGCATTGGACGTTTCTGTAAGATCTCAGGTGCTTAACTTAATGCAGGATTTACAAAAGGAATTTAACCTGACTTATTTGTTCATTTCCCACGATTTAAGCGTAGTAAAACATATAAGTGATCGAGTAGCGGTGATGTACCTTGGCCGGATAGTAGAGATTACAGGGAAAGATGAACTTTATAAAAACGCGATGCATCCTTACACAAAGGCCTTGCTTTCAGCAATTAAAATTCCAGATCCTGCCTTAAGAACCAAAACTCCTATTGTTAAGGGAGATATTCCTTCACCGACGAGTCCTCCAAATGGCTGTCATTTTCATCCTCGATGCCCTCAAGCACAAAAGGTATGTTCTGAAATAAAGCCTGAATTAGCAGAAGTTACTAATGAGCATTTTGTAGCATGCCATCTTTATAATGAGAGTGCTATTATACACTAA
- a CDS encoding DUF1294 domain-containing protein, with protein MHHFCDTAFIGLILLNAASFILMGIDKYKSSHNKWRISERTLFVVALLGGSAGVLCGMYFFHHKTRHKSFIYGIPIIILIQLLAAYYFYFYIIVL; from the coding sequence ATGCATCATTTTTGTGATACTGCGTTTATAGGGTTAATTTTATTAAATGCGGCCTCGTTTATCTTAATGGGAATCGACAAATATAAATCTTCACACAACAAGTGGAGGATAAGCGAAAGAACTCTCTTTGTAGTGGCGCTTTTAGGCGGTTCGGCAGGAGTGCTCTGCGGGATGTATTTTTTCCATCATAAAACCCGCCATAAGAGCTTCATATACGGGATACCTATTATTATTTTAATTCAATTGCTGGCAGCTTATTATTTTTACTTCTATATCATAGTTTTATGA
- a CDS encoding hydantoinase/oxoprolinase family protein, which yields MAYMIGVDVGGTFTDFSVSDTKTGALFHYKYPSTPEDPSIAIVEGIGEILKAYNIKPEEVNYLAHGTTVATNALIERKGAKTGLITTKGFRDLLEIGWQKRPSLYDLHKPKPVPFVPTNLICEVSERILHDGSVLIPLDEEDVYKAVNYLKSQKVSSIAVCTLFSFINPAHEQRIKEIVQEVYPEVYISISSELIPEFREFSRMSTTVLNAYLGPVMKKYVYNFEKSIRDTGIRIDPYVTQSNGSIISISETIDSPIRTAVSGPSAGVVGAVYIGEQCKNNKIITFDMGGTSADVSLIENGKPQLSSERLVEGFPARIPMIDIVTIGAGGGSIAYIDDGGAMKVGPESAGAKPGPACYGVGGTKPTVTDANIVLGKLNQKSILGGRFAVHRDLAEKAIKEHICSKTNFDLIQAANGIISVINSSMMRAVRLVSVERGYDIREFSLMAFGGAGPLHACEIASELGIKTVIVPPSPGTLCSLGLLMADVKFDLSRSKIMIAEKQNIKEINEIFDAMLEEGKNMLIREGVAPDRRSYKRFIDARYEFQNYEISIELPDRPVTEDVLEEAIQSFHKEHERNYGYYNEKNRVQIVNYRISAIGDIDKPTLKESPCNPNAALPEPLETRDVLFQGRPDFIKTNIYQREKVAPGCAFNGPAILEEMDSTIVIPPKWSARTDGFYNLILTYNGGEK from the coding sequence ATGGCTTATATGATAGGTGTTGACGTAGGCGGTACTTTTACCGACTTTTCGGTATCTGATACCAAAACAGGAGCCCTTTTTCATTACAAATATCCATCTACTCCTGAAGACCCATCTATTGCAATTGTCGAGGGCATCGGCGAAATACTTAAAGCCTACAATATCAAACCGGAAGAAGTAAATTATCTGGCACATGGAACTACAGTTGCTACAAATGCTCTAATTGAAAGAAAAGGCGCAAAAACCGGGCTGATTACTACAAAGGGATTTAGAGATTTGCTTGAAATAGGTTGGCAGAAAAGGCCTTCCCTTTACGATCTCCACAAACCAAAGCCTGTGCCATTTGTTCCGACAAATTTGATATGTGAAGTAAGCGAGAGGATATTACATGATGGGAGCGTTCTCATACCACTAGACGAAGAAGATGTCTATAAGGCCGTAAATTATTTGAAATCCCAAAAAGTCAGCTCTATCGCGGTTTGCACCCTCTTTTCCTTTATAAATCCTGCTCATGAACAGCGCATCAAAGAAATTGTGCAAGAGGTATATCCGGAAGTTTATATCTCAATTTCGAGCGAATTAATACCAGAGTTTCGAGAGTTTTCGAGAATGAGCACAACAGTGCTTAATGCGTATCTTGGGCCGGTTATGAAAAAATATGTTTATAATTTTGAAAAGAGCATCCGAGATACAGGAATTAGAATAGATCCCTATGTTACACAATCCAATGGAAGCATAATCTCAATTTCTGAGACCATCGATTCACCTATAAGGACTGCTGTTTCAGGACCTAGCGCCGGTGTAGTCGGGGCCGTTTATATAGGCGAACAATGTAAAAATAATAAAATCATTACATTTGATATGGGAGGAACCAGTGCCGATGTCAGCCTCATAGAAAACGGAAAACCGCAGCTATCCTCTGAACGTTTAGTAGAGGGTTTTCCTGCACGGATTCCTATGATTGATATAGTAACGATAGGAGCCGGAGGCGGCAGCATCGCCTATATTGATGATGGCGGCGCAATGAAGGTGGGACCGGAAAGCGCAGGAGCAAAACCGGGACCTGCCTGTTATGGTGTGGGAGGCACAAAACCCACCGTAACAGATGCTAATATAGTTTTAGGCAAACTTAATCAAAAAAGTATCTTGGGCGGACGCTTTGCAGTTCACAGAGACCTGGCAGAAAAGGCGATAAAAGAGCATATCTGCAGTAAGACAAATTTTGACTTAATTCAGGCTGCAAATGGAATTATATCAGTTATAAATTCAAGCATGATGCGTGCTGTGAGACTGGTTTCAGTAGAAAGAGGCTATGATATAAGGGAGTTTTCACTTATGGCATTTGGTGGAGCAGGCCCCCTTCATGCATGCGAGATAGCAAGCGAACTGGGCATAAAGACTGTTATTGTTCCCCCATCGCCCGGCACACTGTGCTCCTTAGGTCTTTTAATGGCAGATGTGAAATTTGATTTAAGTCGTTCTAAGATTATGATTGCAGAAAAACAAAATATTAAAGAAATCAATGAAATCTTTGATGCAATGCTGGAAGAAGGCAAAAACATGCTTATCAGAGAAGGCGTTGCGCCTGACAGAAGAAGTTATAAACGTTTTATTGATGCACGATATGAATTCCAAAACTATGAAATTTCTATTGAATTGCCGGACCGCCCGGTAACAGAAGACGTGCTAGAGGAAGCCATTCAAAGCTTCCATAAAGAACATGAGCGCAACTACGGCTATTACAACGAGAAAAACCGAGTGCAAATTGTAAACTATCGCATATCGGCAATCGGCGATATAGACAAACCTACTTTGAAAGAAAGTCCATGTAATCCAAATGCAGCACTTCCAGAACCTTTAGAGACAAGAGATGTGCTTTTCCAAGGCCGACCCGATTTTATAAAAACAAATATCTATCAGCGAGAAAAAGTAGCACCTGGCTGTGCCTTTAACGGACCTGCTATATTGGAAGAAATGGATTCAACGATCGTCATTCCGCCCAAGTGGAGCGCCAGGACAGACGGATTTTATAATCTCATCTTGACTTATAACGGAGGTGAAAAATAA
- a CDS encoding ABC transporter ATP-binding protein — MPTLLEVKNLRTCFFTEDGVKYAVDGIDFSIDSGKTLCIVGESGCGKSITSLSILRLVPSPSGKIVEGSIKFNGEELLTKTEAEMCEIRGNKISMVFQEPMTSLNPVYTIGFQLMEVYSQHQHLNKQDAYNKSVEMLNMVGISASEQRMNQYPHQLSGGMRQRVMIAMALACNPLLLIADEPTTALDVTIQAQILELMKDLKEKLNTSILLITHDLGVVADMAEDVLVMYAGKVMEYADVYSVFYNPLHPYTIGLMNSIPRLDKPTDRLHVINGMVPNLLNLPAGCRFAPRCDKALPVCHEKEPLLTDIDGHQVRCWLYSGKGKEA; from the coding sequence ATGCCAACACTGCTCGAAGTCAAAAACCTTAGGACATGTTTTTTTACTGAAGATGGGGTAAAATATGCAGTTGACGGTATAGATTTTAGTATTGACAGCGGAAAAACGTTATGTATAGTAGGCGAATCGGGTTGCGGTAAAAGCATTACCTCTCTTTCTATACTGCGTCTTGTCCCGAGCCCTTCGGGCAAAATTGTAGAAGGGAGCATAAAATTTAACGGAGAAGAGCTTCTGACCAAGACAGAAGCGGAAATGTGCGAAATCAGAGGCAATAAAATTTCAATGGTATTTCAAGAACCTATGACCAGTTTAAATCCGGTGTATACTATTGGCTTTCAGCTAATGGAAGTGTATTCTCAGCATCAGCATTTAAATAAACAGGATGCTTATAATAAATCTGTGGAAATGTTGAATATGGTAGGTATATCGGCCTCTGAGCAAAGGATGAACCAGTATCCCCACCAGCTTTCCGGCGGAATGAGGCAGCGAGTGATGATTGCCATGGCGCTTGCCTGCAATCCTCTTCTCTTGATTGCAGACGAGCCAACTACTGCTCTGGATGTGACTATTCAAGCTCAAATACTGGAATTAATGAAAGATCTTAAGGAAAAATTAAACACTTCTATTCTTCTTATAACGCACGACTTAGGTGTTGTTGCTGATATGGCGGAAGATGTTTTGGTAATGTATGCAGGAAAAGTCATGGAATATGCAGATGTTTATTCTGTTTTTTATAATCCTTTACACCCTTATACAATTGGACTTATGAATTCTATTCCTCGCTTAGATAAACCAACTGATAGATTACATGTCATAAATGGCATGGTTCCTAATTTGTTAAATTTGCCTGCAGGTTGCAGATTTGCGCCTAGATGCGATAAGGCGCTGCCGGTGTGTCATGAAAAAGAGCCATTGCTAACTGATATAGACGGTCATCAAGTTCGCTGTTGGCTGTACTCAGGTAAGGGCAAGGAGGCTTAA
- a CDS encoding fructoselysine 6-kinase: MVRVLGIGDNVCDKYINSGYMYPGGQALNFAVYAKQLGADAAYMGVFGTDDVAAHVIATLDELGIDRSHCRQYEGENGYAVVNIVDGERIFIASNKGGVLKEHPIILTENDKEYIKTFDLVHTSNNSYFDDQLPVISQLGILVSYDFSGQWKEPAKVRAVCKYIDYGFMSCGSLPDKEVRKACIQLYEEGCKIVIATCGSKGSVLYDGKDFFVQPPKLVEAVDTLGAGDSFAAAFLVSFVEVQKLEPLRIKTDEEYYKNTVKKALETAASFAAKTCLVHGAFGMGKKFKV, translated from the coding sequence ATGGTAAGGGTGTTGGGAATCGGCGATAACGTTTGCGATAAGTATATCAATTCAGGCTACATGTATCCGGGAGGTCAAGCTTTAAATTTTGCAGTATATGCCAAACAGTTAGGCGCCGACGCAGCTTATATGGGAGTTTTCGGCACTGACGACGTGGCGGCACATGTTATTGCAACCCTTGACGAGCTTGGAATCGATCGCTCTCACTGCCGTCAGTATGAAGGCGAAAATGGCTATGCTGTAGTAAATATTGTAGATGGTGAAAGAATATTTATCGCAAGCAATAAAGGGGGAGTTTTAAAAGAGCATCCCATCATCTTAACTGAAAATGACAAGGAATATATCAAGACCTTTGATCTTGTTCATACCAGCAATAATAGTTACTTTGACGACCAGCTCCCCGTAATATCCCAACTTGGCATCTTAGTTTCATATGACTTTTCCGGACAGTGGAAAGAGCCGGCTAAGGTTCGCGCAGTTTGCAAATATATAGATTATGGTTTTATGTCATGTGGTTCTTTACCGGATAAAGAAGTTCGCAAGGCATGCATTCAGCTTTATGAAGAAGGTTGTAAAATAGTAATTGCCACATGCGGAAGCAAAGGGTCTGTATTGTATGATGGAAAAGACTTTTTTGTTCAGCCCCCGAAACTGGTGGAGGCAGTTGATACTTTAGGAGCCGGGGATTCATTTGCTGCCGCTTTTCTAGTTTCTTTTGTTGAGGTGCAAAAATTAGAACCGCTTCGTATTAAAACCGACGAAGAATATTATAAAAATACGGTTAAGAAAGCATTAGAAACAGCGGCATCTTTTGCTGCAAAAACCTGCCTCGTCCATGGTGCATTTGGAATGGGCAAGAAATTTAAAGTATAA
- a CDS encoding MFS transporter codes for MRVPSGNLYLPKAAVFNLIIECAFGFGIGIWNIALNFYFRAYGLSPAEIGLLISVGFFATAVSSSFCGRLSDKIGFSKVSALGGIMVSISLFTISHSSSHQLFYIAQIIYGFGLACIMSTDSPLITSLVLPHQKQLGYNLTIFTYFLSSVAGSLFAGFFPKMFPLYENPYKVLLIISATSYLILGCTRVWLPKQPLAGRSSVKFLDVLKSKNVLSFLLFGFVMMTIFNCIMSMLNLILRERYGLGDDIVGSLYSLVSISGCMAIPIIALLYRKYSNYQIASATLAVQIFIISFMAFAPVWLFIILVCMRTVANNFIYATVDNPMLQSIEQDRRGSYSGLRVSSNYIGMSLGSAISGYFISKGNYAGLFMLTALLCLLQNLIFHQICVPHIVEYNNSKIV; via the coding sequence GTGAGGGTTCCATCAGGCAACTTATATCTTCCAAAAGCAGCTGTGTTCAATTTAATAATTGAATGTGCTTTTGGCTTCGGGATTGGAATCTGGAATATTGCTTTAAATTTTTATTTTAGAGCATATGGACTTTCTCCGGCAGAAATAGGTTTGCTGATATCAGTAGGATTTTTCGCAACAGCGGTTTCATCTTCTTTCTGCGGCAGGCTAAGCGACAAAATTGGTTTTTCAAAGGTATCTGCTTTAGGCGGAATAATGGTAAGTATTTCACTTTTTACTATATCTCATTCATCTTCACATCAACTTTTTTATATAGCCCAGATTATCTACGGTTTTGGACTTGCTTGTATTATGTCAACAGATTCTCCTTTAATTACAAGCCTTGTCCTTCCCCATCAAAAACAATTGGGATATAACCTTACGATTTTTACATATTTTTTAAGTAGTGTTGCAGGAAGTCTTTTTGCCGGATTTTTCCCCAAAATGTTTCCGTTATATGAAAATCCCTATAAGGTGCTTTTAATTATTAGCGCTACCTCATATCTAATACTTGGCTGCACTCGTGTATGGCTGCCGAAGCAGCCGCTTGCAGGCAGAAGCAGTGTGAAATTTTTGGATGTCTTAAAAAGCAAAAATGTCCTTTCTTTTCTGCTCTTTGGATTTGTGATGATGACTATTTTTAATTGCATTATGTCAATGTTAAATCTCATTTTACGCGAGCGCTATGGTCTTGGCGATGATATTGTCGGATCTCTTTACTCATTAGTCTCCATATCAGGTTGTATGGCAATTCCAATTATTGCTTTGTTATATCGCAAATATTCCAATTATCAAATTGCCTCTGCAACTTTAGCAGTTCAGATATTCATTATATCTTTTATGGCTTTTGCCCCCGTTTGGCTTTTTATAATCCTTGTTTGCATGCGAACTGTGGCAAACAACTTCATATATGCAACAGTAGACAATCCTATGCTTCAATCCATAGAACAAGATAGACGCGGTTCTTATTCCGGCTTAAGGGTCAGTTCTAACTATATAGGCATGAGCTTAGGTTCTGCGATATCCGGATATTTTATATCAAAAGGAAACTATGCCGGATTGTTTATGCTTACAGCACTCCTTTGTTTATTACAAAATTTAATTTTTCATCAGATATGTGTCCCTCACATTGTAGAATACAACAACTCTAAAATAGTATAA